The sequence AAGGGATTAACTGCTGCCTCGCTTGCTCTACTACTAGAGCGACAAGGCCTTAAAGTTGCGATGTTAAAACTGGATCCTTATCTTAACGTTGATCCGGGAACCATGAATCCTTATGAACATGGTGAGGTTTACGTTACCAATGATGGAATAGAGACGGATCTAGACCTTGGTCACTATCATCGCTTTTCTTCAGTAAACCTATCTAGGCATTCTACGGCGACTTCCGGGCAAATCTATGCCCGAGTCATTAAAAAAGAACGCGATGGAGTGTATCTAGGAAGTACTGTTCAAGTCATCCCGCATATCACTAATGAAATCATCGAAGTTATCTTAGAATGTGCTAGGGAAAATCATCCTGATGTATTAATCGTAGAAATCGGTGGTACTGTTGGAGATATAGAATCCCTACCTTTTTTAGAAGCTATCCGACAATTCCGTTATGAGCATGCTGAGGACTGCTTCAGTATTCACATGACCTATGTGCCTTATTTACAAGCTGCAGGAGAGGTAAAAACAAAACCTACTCAGCACTCTGTTCAGAGTTTGCGAAGCATTGGCATTATCCCCGATGCGATTCTCTGCAGATCCGAGGCTCCCTTAAGCTCGGAAGTAAAAAAGAAAATCAGCCTATTTTGCAATGTTCCTAGCACTGCGGTGTTTAACGTTGTCGATGTAGAACATTCGATATACGAAATGCCCTTAATGTTATCTCAAGAAAAGATTTCTACGTTTATCACCGAGAAATTAGGCCTATTTACTAAAAAAGAAGATCTAAGTGATTGGGAAATGCTAATCGAGCGTTTGCGCAATCCTCTTCCTAATAAGATACGCTTAGGTTTAGTAGGTAAATACGTACAACATAAAGATGCGTATAAATCCGTTTTTGAGTCCATTACTCACGCCGCTTTAAGCTTGAATTGCTCAGTAGAGTTATTCCCTTTAGATTCTGATGATCCTCATTTCCTGGAAACCTTAGAACTATGCGATGGTTGCCTGGTCCCTGGAGGTTTTGGGTCTCGTGGTTGGGAAGGGAAAATTCTTGCAGCCAAGCTCTGTAGAGAAAGAGGGATCCCTTATTTTGGAATCTGTTTGGGGATGCAGGTTCTTGTTGTTGAATATGCCCGTCATCTCCTCAATCTAGAACAAGCAAACTCTACAGAAATGGACAAAGATACACCTGATCCCGTTATCTGTATGTTGGATGGACAAGCTTCATTAATTGCTACAGGTGGCACGATGCGTCTTGGAGCCTATCCTTGCGTATTATCACCAGGAAGTAAAGTATACACGATGTACGGGAAACCTGAAATTATGGAACGCCATCGACATCGCTATGAAGTGAATTTAAACTACGTACAACAATTAAAAGATCACGGATTAGACATTGTGGGTATGTGCCCAGAACAAAAACTTTGCGAAATCGTAGAAATCAAAGATCATCCTTGGATGATAGGAGTACAATTCCACCCAGAATTCCTTTCGAAGTTGGTAACTCCTCACCCACTCTTTGTAGGATTTATCGAGGCAGCACTTCTTCACTCTAGGAATAAAACCTATGTCTAATCCTCAGGCAGCCAAAGTTTTCCTAGGTGTAGATTACGGAGAGAAGCGGATAGGTCTAGCCTACGCGTCATCTCCCCTGTGCATTAGTTTACCTATAGGGTTCATAGCCACAGGAAAAACGCTAGAAGCCACAGCAAAGCTTCTTGTTGGAATTATTCAAGAACGCAATGTGTCCACTGTAGTTTTAGGGAACCCTATCCCCATGCAAAAAGGACAAAAATCTGCCCTACAAGAAGATATACTCAAGCTGTCCTCTCTACTTCAAGAGTTCTGCCCTGTTGAAGTGATCCTTTGGGATGAAAGGCTATCCTCAGCAGAAGCAGAACGGATGCTAAAAGGAGACTGCGGACTCAGTAGGAAAAAGAGAAAAGGAAAAACGGATAGTATCGCTGCAAACCTGATTCTTACCAGCTTCTTGGAAAGTTCTCCTCACCTACTCTCTTAAATCTATTTGAAGCGATTGATTCCTCGACAACAACGAAAAAATCTTATCTATTCATTAATTCTCATTTCATCTTTTTTTCTCATATAAATTATTTAAATTCAGGGATCAATAAAATTACTTTGAACAAAAAACTAAAAAATCTTAACCTCCTATGTTGAAAGTTCCGCAATCCACTTATCCTTCTGAAAGATTTTTAATAAAATCAATGTAGCACAGTGGAATAAGTCACAGTGTCTTTCTGTTAAAAAAACGACATTGAAGGTATTTGCTTTTTTTATGAAATACACATGGAGGTTGATTGCTGTTGTATTCACGTCTTCAATTTTAGGAGGCTGTTTTTCAACGGCCTTAAGATCGTCAAAAACCCTTACGATTGCCATCCATGACGACCCGGAATCTTTATCCCCTGATCAAGCAAAACGCGCTTTAGATCTCTCTGTATCTAAACTCATTTTCGAAGGACTGACAAGAGAAAATCCCCATAAACATAATCAAGTAGAATTTGCCCTAGCAAGTCATTATACCGTATCAGCGGACGAAAAAACCTATACTTTCTTTATCAAACATGAGGCTTTATGGAGTAACGGCACTCCAATTACCTCTCAGGATATTACGCGAGCGTGGCAACATGCAAAAACTTGCTCTCCTCACCACAAAGCATTTGAAGGTATTGATTTTAAAGCTTGCTCACCATCTAGCATTACCCTAACACTAGATTCCCCAAATTCTAATCTACTGCAATTACTCGCTTTCCCCGCATTTTCTGTTTTCAACCCCGAAAATTTGAATATATTTAGTGGACCTTTCCAATTAATCACTTACAATCCTGGACATTGCCTTTTACTAGAAAAAAATCCTCACTACTATGATAAAGACAAGGTCCTTATCTCCTGTGTTAACTTATTAGTTATTCCGGATTTATATACCGGAGCCCTTTTACAAAATCGTGGGAAAATTCACTGGTTAGGACAGCCCTGGCATCAGGGATTGACAAAGGAACTAAAAGAAAATACTCCCTATCACTACACTTGCTACCCCGTAGAAGGAGCTTTTTGGCTTGTACTGAATACAAAAGATCCGGTTTTATCTCATATTCATAATCGCTATAGATTAGCCGCTGCAATTAACAGAGAAGAAATTATAGATTATGCTCTACAGGGCAACCAAGATCCCGCTTATACACTATCTAGACACTCCTCTCCACAGCACTCACACAAAAAGCAAAAACTCATTACCCCTACAGAAAAACTGACTCTAACCTACCCTTCAAATATTTTACGATGTCAGCGCATCGCAGAAATTCTTAAAGAACAATGTAAATCCGTAGGTATTGAGTTATTTCTTGAAGGATTGGAATACCATGTTTTCCTAACCAAAAGACAAATGTGTGATTTTACTATAGCTACGGCAACAGGAGTCGCCTATTACCCAAACGCCTCGCTAATCCCACAAGCAGATAGGTTAATTAAAAACTTAGAGATTATTCCTATCTACCATATGAGCTACGATTATATCACTATATCTCCAATAGAAAAAATTATTCATAATGCTTCTGGAGCCGTCGATCTTAAATACGCACGCTTACCTTAAAAACTCGCCCACAACACAACAAGAAATACAAAAATCTTTTTTTTTCAGACCCAAAAAATTGGCAATTATTTTTTGAATCAGTAATCTAACTCCAATTTGCTATTTAACTTTAGGACGATCCCGTGGTGCACCGACTTAGAAAACACTATGCTCTCTACTTCCTCTGTTTGTCTAGTTTGCTTCTCACGAGTTGTCATCATCGACATTCTCAAGAAAATACAGAGCGATGCTTAAGAATTGGAATATCGTATGATCCTGTTTCAATAGATCCTAGATGTACGTATCTCAAAAAAGATGTTTCCCTAGCCAAAGCCCTTTATGAAGGCTTAATTCGAGAACGCGTTTCTAACGATGTGATCCTGGGAATAGCGGAAAAATATACAGTGTCTAACGAAGGCTATGTGTATACCTTCAATCTGAGAAATACCTTATGGAGTAATGGGGATCCATTAACAGCTTATGATTTCGAAGAATCTATAAAACAAATCCACACGAAAAACCTCCCGATATCCTACCACAACCTTCTATACATTATCAAAAACTCTAAAGCAATTATGGAAGAGGGATTACCTATAGAAGAATTAGGAGTCAAAGCTCTGGACGCGAAAACATTAGAAATTACCCTAGAACATCCATCTGAAAATTTCATTGAGATGCTCGCTCATCCGTTGTTTTTCCCCGTCCACCGTTCTTTAAGAGAGCACTATGCCAACCCTAAAAACCAACATACCTATATTTCTAATGGCCCTTTTAGCTTGAGTGATGTGCAACCTCAAAAACATCTGAAAATGCAAAAAAATATCCATTACTACGATGCAGACAAAGTGAAACTCGATACTCTAGTCTTTACCATCATGTCAGACTCTCATACTGCAGCAAAATGCTTTAGAAATAACCTGATTGATGTTTTAGGAAATCCGTGGATAGCAAAAATCCCACAAGAAATGTTGAACAATACACCTAAAGAAATCACACATATTCATCCAGTTTGCTCAACTTCTCTACTGATCTATAATCTCAACATGCCTGTACTACAAAATAAAGCTCTAAGGAAAGCTTTAGCCTATGCTATTGATAAAGAATCCCTCCTTCCTCTACTCAACTCAGCAAGAATTGCCCATTCTTTTTTACCTCCAGAACTGTCCGAAATCCATGATCAACAAGTACTAAGCAAAGAACAACGAGAAAAAAAAGCCCGAGAATACTTTGAAGAAGCAAAATCTACTCTATCAGAAAAAGAACTCGCGGAACTCTCTCTTATTTACCCTCAAGAATCGAGCGTTTTTTCGTTCATAGTTCAAGAACTCTAACAACAATTTAAAAATGTTCTCGGTATACACATACCCATTCAAGGCATTGAGTACTTTTGTTTTTTAGAAAAAAGAAATAAAGGAGAGTTTTATCTATCTGTAGGAGGATGGATTGCAGAATACCTCCATGCGAGAAATTTCCTTACTATACTGGGGAATCCAGAAAATAAAGAGACGAGCCACCAATTAGGAAAGTGGAGTAATCAACAGTTTAACAACATCCTAGAAAAATACCATACAGCAACATTCACTAAGGAAGATCAAATCCTAGCCGAAGAACTTATCGAAGACGATCTTCCCGTATTTCCCCTATATCATTTCAACTATATTTACCTTTCCCATCCACGAGTCAAAAACCTCAATATCTCCCCTTTAGGACATGTTGAACTTAAAGACGTGGAAGTTCTTCCTATATAACGCAGCCTCTAAAAACTTTTTCAAAAAATTATAATGATTTCTTACAAACTAAAATATTTTTATATGCAAACACCTAGTTTTAAGATATTTAATTAAATGATATATTGATAGAGCGACTCTAATTACACAATTGAGTAAAATAAAAACCGCCTGTGAAAACCTCGAGTAAGCATCAAACATGCTGTTTAAATAGACGATAAAAACAATGCATAAATTCCTAACACCCATTCTATCGGTTATTCTATTTCTGGGGATTTCACCGCTATGCACAGGTTGTTATACACATACTGCTAAACACCAGAACTCTCTAAAGATAGCGATTAGCCATGATCCTATGTCTTTAGACCCTAGAAGTGCTTGTCTAAGTAAAGATATCTCGATAGCCCAAGCTCTCTACGAAGGCCTTGTAAGGGAACGTTCTGCTCATCCTGAGCTCGCTCTTGCACAGTATTACACAATATCTAGCGACCAAACAGTCTATACTTTTTATCTTAAAGAGGCTTCATGGAGTAATGGAGATCCTGTAACTGCTTATGATTTCGAAGAATCCATAAAACAAATTCATAATCTCGAAGTAGCCTGCTCTTCTAATTTTCTTCTCAGTGTGATTAAAAATTCGCATGCTGTGATGAGCAAACAGCTACCTGTAGACACCCTGGGAATTCGCGCAATAAATGCATCGCAATTAGAAATTACCTTAGAAAAACCTATTCCCCACTTTTTAGAAATTCTTGCCTATCCGATTTTCTTCCCTGTACATAAATCCCTCAGAGAATTTTCTGCCTCAAAGGGAACCAAACTCCCGAATATCACTAATGGCCCTTTTCTCATTGAAGATTACCAACCTCAAAATAAACTGATCATTAAGAAAAATCCTCTGTATCACGATAAACAAGCGGTGCATCTGGATACCATCACTTTTCAAATTGTTCCCGATACCCATACAGCTACACAACTTCTTCAAAAAAATCTGATTGACTGGGTGGGTTCCCCGTGGAGTTCTCCAATTTCTAAAGAAGACCAACATCATATCCCAAAAGATAAGTTGCACAATTACCCCGTTCTAGGAACGACAGCTCTAATATGTAACCTAAAACATAGCCCAACTAATAACTTAGCCCTACGAAAAGCCCTGGCCTATGCCATTGATAAAACTACCTTATTACAGTTTATCAGCCATGGAAAAGTCGCCGAACATTTCCTACCGCCGGAACTATCACAACTCCCTAAACAATCAGATCAATCACCAGAAGAACGCAAAGAATTAGCACGCGCGTATTTTAAAGAAGCTGAGAAAGAACTCTCACTCAAATGTATCGCAGAATTATCGATTATTTATCCTTTAGAATCTGCATGTCTGAACGCTATCGTTCAAGAGATACAACAACAAATCAAAAACGTTCTAGGGATTCATATCCCTATCCAAGGTATGGAATATCATTGTTTCTTAGATAAAAGACGTCGCGGAGACTTTACCTTAGCCACCGGAAGATGGATAGCCGACTATCCGAGGCCAACATCGTTCCTTTCCATTCTCGGAAACCTTAAAAATGACGAGCCAACAAAATCACTAACAAAATGGGAGAATGCCCAATACAATCGTATCCTGAAAACTCTACTTTCAAAAGATGAAACAATACAAGATCAAATCATAGCAGAAGAACTCATCGAAGAAGATCTTCCTATTATTCCTCTGTACCATTTTGAATATACCTACGCAGCTAACCCCAAAATTCACAACTCCTACACCTCATTACTCGGACATATCGA is a genomic window of Chlamydia psittaci 6BC containing:
- a CDS encoding CTP synthase translates to MPFKCIFLTGGVVSSLGKGLTAASLALLLERQGLKVAMLKLDPYLNVDPGTMNPYEHGEVYVTNDGIETDLDLGHYHRFSSVNLSRHSTATSGQIYARVIKKERDGVYLGSTVQVIPHITNEIIEVILECARENHPDVLIVEIGGTVGDIESLPFLEAIRQFRYEHAEDCFSIHMTYVPYLQAAGEVKTKPTQHSVQSLRSIGIIPDAILCRSEAPLSSEVKKKISLFCNVPSTAVFNVVDVEHSIYEMPLMLSQEKISTFITEKLGLFTKKEDLSDWEMLIERLRNPLPNKIRLGLVGKYVQHKDAYKSVFESITHAALSLNCSVELFPLDSDDPHFLETLELCDGCLVPGGFGSRGWEGKILAAKLCRERGIPYFGICLGMQVLVVEYARHLLNLEQANSTEMDKDTPDPVICMLDGQASLIATGGTMRLGAYPCVLSPGSKVYTMYGKPEIMERHRHRYEVNLNYVQQLKDHGLDIVGMCPEQKLCEIVEIKDHPWMIGVQFHPEFLSKLVTPHPLFVGFIEAALLHSRNKTYV
- the ruvX gene encoding Holliday junction resolvase RuvX, with the protein product MSNPQAAKVFLGVDYGEKRIGLAYASSPLCISLPIGFIATGKTLEATAKLLVGIIQERNVSTVVLGNPIPMQKGQKSALQEDILKLSSLLQEFCPVEVILWDERLSSAEAERMLKGDCGLSRKKRKGKTDSIAANLILTSFLESSPHLLS
- a CDS encoding ABC transporter substrate-binding protein, encoding MKYTWRLIAVVFTSSILGGCFSTALRSSKTLTIAIHDDPESLSPDQAKRALDLSVSKLIFEGLTRENPHKHNQVEFALASHYTVSADEKTYTFFIKHEALWSNGTPITSQDITRAWQHAKTCSPHHKAFEGIDFKACSPSSITLTLDSPNSNLLQLLAFPAFSVFNPENLNIFSGPFQLITYNPGHCLLLEKNPHYYDKDKVLISCVNLLVIPDLYTGALLQNRGKIHWLGQPWHQGLTKELKENTPYHYTCYPVEGAFWLVLNTKDPVLSHIHNRYRLAAAINREEIIDYALQGNQDPAYTLSRHSSPQHSHKKQKLITPTEKLTLTYPSNILRCQRIAEILKEQCKSVGIELFLEGLEYHVFLTKRQMCDFTIATATGVAYYPNASLIPQADRLIKNLEIIPIYHMSYDYITISPIEKIIHNASGAVDLKYARLP
- a CDS encoding peptide ABC transporter substrate-binding protein; amino-acid sequence: MHKFLTPILSVILFLGISPLCTGCYTHTAKHQNSLKIAISHDPMSLDPRSACLSKDISIAQALYEGLVRERSAHPELALAQYYTISSDQTVYTFYLKEASWSNGDPVTAYDFEESIKQIHNLEVACSSNFLLSVIKNSHAVMSKQLPVDTLGIRAINASQLEITLEKPIPHFLEILAYPIFFPVHKSLREFSASKGTKLPNITNGPFLIEDYQPQNKLIIKKNPLYHDKQAVHLDTITFQIVPDTHTATQLLQKNLIDWVGSPWSSPISKEDQHHIPKDKLHNYPVLGTTALICNLKHSPTNNLALRKALAYAIDKTTLLQFISHGKVAEHFLPPELSQLPKQSDQSPEERKELARAYFKEAEKELSLKCIAELSIIYPLESACLNAIVQEIQQQIKNVLGIHIPIQGMEYHCFLDKRRRGDFTLATGRWIADYPRPTSFLSILGNLKNDEPTKSLTKWENAQYNRILKTLLSKDETIQDQIIAEELIEEDLPIIPLYHFEYTYAANPKIHNSYTSLLGHIDLKEAEISK